DNA from Spartinivicinus poritis:
AACCACCAATTTAGATGCTATCTTAAACTGGCTTGAAAAGCGCTTTGACAATTTGACCGCTACCAACAGCCATGGACGTAGTCACCACTACTTTGGGATGATAGGTTCCCACGCAGTACCCATTTTAATTGTTGAAAAAGCAGCTGGTCGCTTCTTTTCCAGCATCTGGTTTAATTCCTCAGATTCCCCATGGGAAACAGACATTGACTGCGCCCGAGATGCATACCAAACCCTAAACATAGAAGTTCGTTGTAATGGCAACTTTTGGGAAGAAGGTAAAAATAATGAAGATGAGTGGTGGCAAATTAATGAGTTTGGAGAAGGCCCTGTTCTTTGGCAGGACGTTTAACATAGTAAATATTTAGCAGGAAAAACAGCTACTCTCCTTACACTACCAGTAAAATCTTACACACAGCAGGCTTACCCTAAAGTTTTTTACGAAGACTATAATAGATTACAGTTTGAGTATATGGCTTTGTACTTATGTTGCTAAATAGTAACAGAACAGCCACTTTTAAAAGTATATTATGGAAAAATTAATTAGAAGCTCTCAATTTTTATTAGCTTTACTACGCAAGTTAATTTCGTTTTGGGTTAAAGTCGAAGTACATAATGGTTCAGCAGAACAGCTTAAGCTGCCCTCCAATACGCCTGTTTGCTATGTATTACGCAACTCATCTTTATCTGATTTTTTACTAGTTGAGCAAGAATGTATTAGAGCGCAACTGCCAAAACCATCTGAGTTACTTCCCAACTTAACCTCGGAACAGCCTGCTCACTTTTTTTTAACCCAACTTAAAGGGGTTCTATTTAAACGAGAAGATGCAAGCTTGCCAGAGCAATTAAAGCAACTGATCAGTCAAGTCCAAAACAATGCTGCACTTGATGTACTGCTTGTGCCTGTTTCTGTATTCTGGGGACGCTCACCTGATAAAGAGCAATCAGCACTCAAGCTTTTATTTGCCTACAACTTCCAAGTAGCCAGCCGCTTTAAAAAACTGTTAACCATTATTATTCACGGCAAACAAACCATAGTGCACTTTAATTCTCCTATGTCATTACGTGACATTGTTAATAACGAATTAGGAGAAAGTCGTACTCAACGAAAAGTCGCCAGAATTTTACGTGTGCATTTCAGACAGCTACGCACCTCAGTGGTTGGACCTGACTTATCACATCGCCATAGTTTGGTAAACTCACTTCTCTATGCTCCCTTAGTGATAGATGCCATTAATAATGAAGTGAAAGAAAAAAACATTGACTACCAAAAAGCAAAAGCCAAGGGTCAATATTATGGTAAAGAAATCGCTTCGGACTTTAGTTATGCAGCTATCCGTTTACTGGATATCGCACTCTCTTGGTTTTGGAATAAAGTCTACCATGGTATTGAAGTCAATCACTTAGAGCCAGTCAAAGCATTAGCAAAAGACCATGAAATAATCTACGTACCATGTCACCGTAGTCATATTGACTACTTATTATTATCCTACGTTTTGTTTAAGCAAGGTTTAACACCACCACATATTGCTGCAGGTATTAATCTTAACATGCCAGTGATTGGTGGTTTACTGCGAAGAAGTGGTGCTTTTTTTATTCGTCGACAGTTTAAAGGCAATCAACTCTATACTGCCGTATTTAACGAATATTTACATACATTATTTATTAAAGGCTTTCCAACTGAGTACTTTATCGAGGGTGGGCGTAGTCGTACTGGACGCTGTATAACACCTAAAACTGGCATGCTGGCACTCACTATTCGTAGCTATTTACGCGACAATAGAAAACCCATCGTTTTTATTCCTGTTTATATTGGCTATGAAAATGTCTTGGAAGTTAAAACCTATTTAGGTGAACTACGAGGTAAATCTAAGAAAAAAGAATCCCCACTGGATATTTTTCGCACACTGACCAGTTTAAAAAGAACACTTGGAAAAGTAACAGTAAACTTTTCTTCTCCACTATCCCTGAGTGACTTTTTAACAGAACAACAACCTAACTGGCATGATTATACTCTAGCAAAGGCAACTAAACCTGAATGGCTAAACCCAGTGACGAATATGCTAGCTACCCAGTTAATCCAGCGTATTAATGCCGCTGCTTCAGTCAATGCGGTTAATCTGACAGCAATGGCATTACTTTCAACTCCCAGACAAGCTCTTGATAAAAACACACTATACTTTTCACTCGACTTTTACTTAACCCTGTTAAAACAATTGCCCTACAGTGAAAAAGTTACTTTGCCAGACGAAACAAGCGAGTCAATGACACAATATGTGGAGTCAATGAAGCTTATTCACACACATACAGATGCATTAGGTGATGTCGTCACATTAAGTGAAAAGAATGCCGTGATCATGACCTATTATCGCAATAACATCTTACATTTATTTGCCCTACCCTCTCTGATCAGCTGTTTCTTCGTCAATAGTCCTTATCAAATTCGTGATGACCTAACTAAAGCCTGTGTTACGCTTTACCCTTATTTAAAAACTGAGCTATTTTTAATCTGGCCAGAACAACAGGTGCAAACAGAAATTGAGAACAGTATTAACTGTTTAAAACAACTAAAGTTAGTTAGCCAGGAAAATGGCAAGTTGGTACGCTCAGCACCAAACACTGTTGAATTTATACAGTTAAGCCTTTTGGCCAAAGCTATTAGCCAAATGCTAGAGCGGTTTTATTTGGTCATTAGTGTGTTATTAAAAGCTGGAAGTGCAACACTTGATGCCCACATGCTAGAGAATCAGTGCCAGAACATTGCCCAACGGCTTTCTCTAGTCCAGGGTATTAATGCCCCAGAGTTTTTTGACAAAACATTGTTTCGTAATCTCATTCAAACACTTAAGAACAAACATGTTATTACAATTAGCCACAATGGTGCTTTATGCTTCGATAAAGCACTCTATGATATTGGCCTAGCTGCTAAAAGAATACTGCCTCCCGATATTCGTTATAGCATTCTTCATTTAACTGAAAGTGAATTTAAGCCCGTTAATTAGTGGTCCATGCGTAAAGCTGGGTAACAGTATTCAAACCTTATTTTGCATATGGACTACTAGCTACCAAATGCTTTATTCACATAAACATCAAAACGACCAGACTTACCTGTTAACTGATAAGTTGGGGCTTTATCAGCCAAATAAGGTGCAAGCTTTGGTCTTTTGACGACCACGCGATACTTAGCAATTGCAATAGCTGCATCCAATAAATAGTCTGCATCTAAGTCTTGACCTAATAGCTGTTGAAAAATTCGCATTTCCTTTTTGACTTTGGCGCTTTTTTCTCGATGAGGAAACATAGGGTCTAAATAGACCACATCAAATTGATCAGCTAACCCTAACAATTCTTGCAAATAGTCTTTGGCATCAATACAAAGCAGTTGTAACTGATTAACAATACTAGCAACATCTACATCAATTGCTGCTCTATTAAGGCCATCAGCCAATAATAAGTGAACGACTTTCGAGCGTTCCAGTAATGTCACTTGGCAACCTAAACTGGCTAGAACAAAAGCATCTCGTCCTAAACCAGCAGTTGCATCAAGAACTTGTAACTTTTTAACTTTATTTAAACCGACTGCTTTGGCAATTGCTTGGTTTTTCCCTCCCCCATATTTTCTTCTATGCGCTAAAGCACCAGTAACAAAATCTACTCTTACAGGGTTAGTTGATTTTTTTCCAGTTTCCGCTAAAACAACGCCATCTCCTGTTACCTCAATCACTAGATTAGGTATAGTTAACTGCGTTGAGGTTATTACTCCTAAATAAGGACAAGACAGT
Protein-coding regions in this window:
- the plsB gene encoding glycerol-3-phosphate 1-O-acyltransferase PlsB, with protein sequence MEKLIRSSQFLLALLRKLISFWVKVEVHNGSAEQLKLPSNTPVCYVLRNSSLSDFLLVEQECIRAQLPKPSELLPNLTSEQPAHFFLTQLKGVLFKREDASLPEQLKQLISQVQNNAALDVLLVPVSVFWGRSPDKEQSALKLLFAYNFQVASRFKKLLTIIIHGKQTIVHFNSPMSLRDIVNNELGESRTQRKVARILRVHFRQLRTSVVGPDLSHRHSLVNSLLYAPLVIDAINNEVKEKNIDYQKAKAKGQYYGKEIASDFSYAAIRLLDIALSWFWNKVYHGIEVNHLEPVKALAKDHEIIYVPCHRSHIDYLLLSYVLFKQGLTPPHIAAGINLNMPVIGGLLRRSGAFFIRRQFKGNQLYTAVFNEYLHTLFIKGFPTEYFIEGGRSRTGRCITPKTGMLALTIRSYLRDNRKPIVFIPVYIGYENVLEVKTYLGELRGKSKKKESPLDIFRTLTSLKRTLGKVTVNFSSPLSLSDFLTEQQPNWHDYTLAKATKPEWLNPVTNMLATQLIQRINAAASVNAVNLTAMALLSTPRQALDKNTLYFSLDFYLTLLKQLPYSEKVTLPDETSESMTQYVESMKLIHTHTDALGDVVTLSEKNAVIMTYYRNNILHLFALPSLISCFFVNSPYQIRDDLTKACVTLYPYLKTELFLIWPEQQVQTEIENSINCLKQLKLVSQENGKLVRSAPNTVEFIQLSLLAKAISQMLERFYLVISVLLKAGSATLDAHMLENQCQNIAQRLSLVQGINAPEFFDKTLFRNLIQTLKNKHVITISHNGALCFDKALYDIGLAAKRILPPDIRYSILHLTESEFKPVN
- a CDS encoding class I SAM-dependent methyltransferase, producing MSDTEIAVICHEASLTHQAEQIANQLSCPYLGVITSTQLTIPNLVIEVTGDGVVLAETGKKSTNPVRVDFVTGALAHRRKYGGGKNQAIAKAVGLNKVKKLQVLDATAGLGRDAFVLASLGCQVTLLERSKVVHLLLADGLNRAAIDVDVASIVNQLQLLCIDAKDYLQELLGLADQFDVVYLDPMFPHREKSAKVKKEMRIFQQLLGQDLDADYLLDAAIAIAKYRVVVKRPKLAPYLADKAPTYQLTGKSGRFDVYVNKAFGS